From the Nitrospira sp. genome, the window ACGCCTGTCCCCGTTGCGGTGCTGATCACCGGTCGGCTGATCCCGGAGGAGTCGTTGATGTACGACTTCTCCCATGAAGCGGAGGGGCTGGGGCTCATCATGCCGGTAGTGCGTGTCGAGGCGGTGGACTTTGTGCTGGAGGGCGGAGAGGAAACTCAGCCCTAACCGGGACGTATTTATTTCAGGTGGGGATAGGCCTGATGCAGACAGGTGTCGCACACGGTTTCGGCGACTTTGGCGCGGGCCTGCCGGCGTAGGTAATCTTCCACGCGTTGCCAATGCGGGCCGTCGCTTTTGACGCGTTTGCACTTGGCGCAAATGTGGACCGTACCATGGAGCGTGGTGATCTGCTCGAACGCATGGTCGAGTTCCTTGGTTCGCTCAAGGAGTTCCTGCTCACGAAGTTTTCTGGCATCGATCTCCTGTTTGAGGCTCAACGCATTGGCCGCCCGGGCGACCAGTTCAGCCGGGATCACCGGTTTCCGAATGTAGTCTGTGGCGCCGGATGTATAAGCCGCTTGAATATCCTTCGCCTCCGTATGCGCTGTAATGACGATGATGGGCAGCCCCTGCAGGTGCTCCTCCATCCGGATGCGCTGGCAGGCCTCCAATCCATCGATCTCGGGCATTTCGATATCCATCAACACTAAGTCGATTCCGCTGGTCTGCTTTCCACGTTTCCCGACCCCCAGGAGTTGCAGCCCTTCTCGCGCGGTGCCGACCGGGAGGAGCGGGCCAAACCCCGCACTGTTAAGAATGGTGAAGAGCAGGTCCCGCTCTTCCTGGAAGTCGTCGATGATCAGAATGCTCATGGTCCCTCTGTTCCTTCGAAGGGTCTCCTGAAATCCCCTCAGGCGGCTTGATCGACACCGGCGAGGATGGTCGCCAGTCCGTCGAGTTCCCGGCGAATCGCCTCCCGATCCCGGGATCGAGCCGCCTGTTCCAGTCGTTGTCCTACCGCCCCGATGTCGGGAAACCCGAACGAGCCTGCGAGGCCTTTCATGCGGTGTCCCGTGGTGCGAATCGCTTCATAGTCTCCCTGAACCAGGGCATCCTGCATCAGGGTGAGATCCGTGCGGCGATTGGCGAGAAACGCGGGCCGGCGTCGCCGGAGCTCGTCGTCGATGCGCTCTGTCACGTCCGGTGTTCCCGCAGCTTGTGCCGGGGTGGTGTCGGTGACTGGAGAAGACCGGCGGTACTTGCGTAGGGTGCTGAACAAGTGCGCTTTTGTGATGGGTTTGATCAGGAAGTCCGTGCAGCCCACCGCCAGGCTCTGTGCCTGAGTGTCAGCCACGCTGCTGGCTGTTAGTGCCACGATTGTGGTGGGGGGGCGTTTGTGGGAGGCTTCCCAGGCACGCATCGCGCGGGTGGCGGTGAAGCCGTCCATCCCGGGCAGGTGCAGGTCGATGAGGACGAAGTCGAATCGGCCTGTCTGGAAGGTCGCGACGGCTTGCTCGCCATCCGAGGCGATCTCCAGGTCGTACGGGGTATTCCGGAAATAGAACCGCATCAGTGTATGCGACTCAATTGAATCGTCGACCAGCAAGACGCGGGTTTTCTGTTCTGTCGGTTCCGCGGGCACGCGCGGCAGGACCGGCTCCGTGGCCTGAGATGCCGGTCCTTGTCGCCGGGGATGGTCCGTGCCTGGGAACGCGGGTCGGCTGACCTCCTGCAGGCCGCAAGCGGCAGGCTGTCGATCGAGCTGATAGGCGATGATCCATAGACCAAGGATACCGATCGTGCGACTCACGAGCGCATTCGTCGCTTCGTCGGTCGGGAGGGGTGCGAGGCATCCGGCCGCCATCAACAGCGACCAGCCTCCCACGGCAAACAGGAACATGTGTCGGGGATAGAGCCGGGAGGCCGGAACGGGCAGCAGGAGATACGCGACCCAGGTGGCCAGTCTGAATTCAGTGTGCAGTTCGGCGAGGAAGACGAGGCTTGTCAGCAGGACAAGGATCCCGGTCGTCGTGAATCGGGCGGTGTGGAGTGTCATGGTGCGGTGCTCGAACGATCGGCCCCCGGCGACGCGGATGATGCGTCGCGCTCACCTGCAGTATAGCGGCGATTGCGTAGGGTACCTAGGATCTCCTGAAATTCGAGCAGGCAGAACAGGATAGCAGAGGGGCACTCAGCATGAGGTTTGAAGCGGCGACGGGAGGTGCCCCGATCAGTAGGCGTCCCGGGCACAACGGAACCCGGTTCCAGAGGGGCGGCTATCCATCGTGCCCCAGTCGCGATCAGTCGTGCGTAAGCTGATCGCCGGTTTGAGCCAGGAGCCGCCGCGCATCGATTTGATGGCCCCGCGTTCCGGGCCTTGGGGATTAGTCAGCGGTGCCGTGCGGTAGTCGTTGGGGTTGTACCAGTCCTGCACCCATTCGGCCGCATTGCCCGCCATGTCCAGCACTCCATAGGGGCTGGCACCGCCCGGAAAGCTGCCCACCGGCAAGGTCAGGAGTTCTCCCTTCAGGCCCTTTTCTTTGGAGATGGCTGCGCCGACGCCCTTGACCCAGAACGCGTCCCATTCCGTGCTGTCGGCGAACTGCACCGTCTGACGGGCCCAGTAGCTCGCGCTGTTGCCGTTTTCAAAGTTCCACTCGTTGCCCCAGGGGTACGTTCGCCCGTCTGTTCCCCGTGCCGCCTTTTCCCATTCAGCTTCAGTCGGGAGGCGTTTGTTCGCCCAGCGACAGAAGGCGACGGCATCAAGCCAACTGACGTTGACCACGGGATGTTGCTCGATGCCCGGCAGGGGCACATTGTGCTCCCACAACGTCAATGCCGGATTCGAGTTGGCAGGTGCCTGGTATCCGGTGGCCTGCACGAATTCCTGATAAGCCGCGTTGGTGACTTCGTGCCGATCGATCCGGAATGCGCTGAGGTAGATGAGCCGCAGCGGACGTTCATCCGGAAGCCCGCCGCTCTCCTCGGTCGCCCCCATCCGAAACTCACCGGCCGGAACGAGAACCATGTCATCGACCCGAAGGGCTCCGAGGGCTGATGGCAGAGAGCCGACGGCCGGAAAGAGGCAGAGTGTCAGCAGTAGCAACCGTGTCAGTCTCATCCGGGTTAGGCCTTCTTCAGCTTGCAGGCTTTGGCAATGCTGTCGCGGTAGGCCATCCACAAGGAGAGGCCTTTGGTGACGCAGGCGAGCACAGCGTTTTGTTGGCTTCTGGTTTCGGCGTAGTTGACGACCATCGTGTACGCGTCCTGTCGATGACCCGCTTCAACTTTCTGGTGGGCGCGAATCAAATCCATGTGCTGACGGTCGATCCCATGGTGACGAATAAGAGGATGGGCATCGATATAGGCTTCAATCTCCGTCTCGGTTTTCGGCTTGGAGGG encodes:
- a CDS encoding response regulator codes for the protein MSILIIDDFQEERDLLFTILNSAGFGPLLPVGTAREGLQLLGVGKRGKQTSGIDLVLMDIEMPEIDGLEACQRIRMEEHLQGLPIIVITAHTEAKDIQAAYTSGATDYIRKPVIPAELVARAANALSLKQEIDARKLREQELLERTKELDHAFEQITTLHGTVHICAKCKRVKSDGPHWQRVEDYLRRQARAKVAETVCDTCLHQAYPHLK
- a CDS encoding response regulator translates to MTLHTARFTTTGILVLLTSLVFLAELHTEFRLATWVAYLLLPVPASRLYPRHMFLFAVGGWSLLMAAGCLAPLPTDEATNALVSRTIGILGLWIIAYQLDRQPAACGLQEVSRPAFPGTDHPRRQGPASQATEPVLPRVPAEPTEQKTRVLLVDDSIESHTLMRFYFRNTPYDLEIASDGEQAVATFQTGRFDFVLIDLHLPGMDGFTATRAMRAWEASHKRPPTTIVALTASSVADTQAQSLAVGCTDFLIKPITKAHLFSTLRKYRRSSPVTDTTPAQAAGTPDVTERIDDELRRRRPAFLANRRTDLTLMQDALVQGDYEAIRTTGHRMKGLAGSFGFPDIGAVGQRLEQAARSRDREAIRRELDGLATILAGVDQAA
- a CDS encoding formylglycine-generating enzyme family protein translates to MRLTRLLLLTLCLFPAVGSLPSALGALRVDDMVLVPAGEFRMGATEESGGLPDERPLRLIYLSAFRIDRHEVTNAAYQEFVQATGYQAPANSNPALTLWEHNVPLPGIEQHPVVNVSWLDAVAFCRWANKRLPTEAEWEKAARGTDGRTYPWGNEWNFENGNSASYWARQTVQFADSTEWDAFWVKGVGAAISKEKGLKGELLTLPVGSFPGGASPYGVLDMAGNAAEWVQDWYNPNDYRTAPLTNPQGPERGAIKSMRGGSWLKPAISLRTTDRDWGTMDSRPSGTGFRCARDAY